The Stomatobaculum sp. F0698 genomic sequence CACGCATTTACCTCGCACCGCTCGCATCCGCGCGGAAAACATCCGAGGAGACACTGGAAGCGCTGTACCGTGAGGCGGGCGGAACGGAACTTTGCGGCAGCGATAGCGTCGCGGCGGCCTACCGGCGTGCAAGGGCGGAGCAGGGGGAGGATGAGATCCTCTTCATTGCGGGTTCGCTCTATTTGATCGGTGAAATTTTGGCGGAGGAAGGCAAATGATTAATTTTGATGAGGAGATTCGCAACTACCGCTCGAGCCTTGAAATCTCGGCGGTGGAGGACGCCATCGTCCGCAGCGATCTCACGGATATGAAGGATATTATGATGGAGCTCTTAAAGCGGAGCGGAGAGACAGAAGCATGAATGTATTTGAGCGCTGCGATCGGGCGGCAAACAGCTGCTACAACCGCGGACTGCGGCTCGCCAAACAGAGGGATTTATCCGGCGCGGTGCCGTATTTAAAGCGTGCCCTGGAACTCAATAAGAATTTAATCGAGGCCAGAAATCTCCTGGGACTCATTTTCTATGAGATGGGAGAGGTCGGTGATGCGCTCGTGCAGTGGGTTATCAGCATAGACCTTCGCACCGAAAATAACCGAGCGGTCTTTTATCTCGACGATGTCAGACGCCGCGGCGGTCAGCTCGAATCCTTCGCTACGATGATCGAGCGCTACAATGTGGCGCTCGATGCGGCACAGCGCGGGAACTACGACCTTGCGATTCATCAGCTTGCCCGCATTGTGGCGCAGCATCCGAACTATGTGCGGGCGGGGCTTTTGCTCTCGCTTCTCTACATAGAGGCGGGCGATTATAAGCGCGCGGATCACTACCTGCGCCTGGTGCGAAAAACCGACCGCATGAACCAGACAGCGGTGCGCTATGCGGATGCCGCGGCACAGGAACTGCGCCGCGTGCAGAAAAAACAGGACAAGCCGCGCGAAGAGGTGCAGAACGGGTCGAAAACCTATTCGCACCGGGAGATGTCGGACGATGAAGTGCTGATTCCCTCGACCTACCGGGAGAGCACGGGCTGGCAGACCGCGCTGAATATCGGCATAGGTCTTCTGATCGGTGCGGCGGCCATCGTCTTTCTCTATATGCCGACCAAGCGAGCGGAGTTGAATTCCCAGCACAATGCGGAGATTCGGGAACTGAACCGGAAGCTCGCCTCCGCGAACAGTGCGGTGCGCGATTCGGAGCAGAACCACAGCAGTGCCGAGGAGGAGAAAAATGCCCTGCAGGCCGAGGTCGATATGCTGACCGACGGCGCAAACAGCAAAATTTCCCAGTACCAGAAATTGGTCGGCATTGTGAACGATATCCGGAACAATGACTTTGCCCGAGCGGCCGAGCTCTATGCGACGCTGGACGTGTCACAGCTCACGGACATCGACGACGGCAGCGGGGTCTCGGTGACGGAAATCTATCAGTCGATTGCGGGACGAATGAACAGCGAGGGCTATTTGAGCCTCTACAGCCGCGCCGAAGTGCAGTATCAGGCGGGAAATTATCGGGGCGCCATCGATCTCTATGATAAGTCGCTCGCAATCAACCCGAACTATGCGCCGGCGCTCTTCCGAAAGGCCATGGCCTATAAGGAGCTCGGCGACAACGATACGGCAAACAGCTTCTTCGAAGAAGTCGGCACGCGTTTCCCGGGAACGGAGCTTGCGAGACAGGCGGAGAGCGAAAAAATACGTTAAAAATCTCTGACGGGAGACAAAATCAAAAGTCCCACCTTTACCGAAGAAAAACGGTAGAGGGGGGACTTTTTTCGTTGCGATGTCAAATCAAGAGTTATAGGACAAAAAGAGTTGGGTATGTTCTAAGGAAAACGTCTCAGTCCGTTTATAAGGACAGGGCACAGAGTTTGCCGTCCGTTTCCACGGCAAAGAGCGTTTCCGTTTTCGCCGGGGCAACACTCCCGCCGGAGAGCTCGGTGAGCGCGGTGAGGAAGCGCGCGCTGTCCGCCTCCCGAAAGAGGAGACAGAAGGAGACCGCTTCCGTAAACTGAAGGGAGAGCACCGTTCCGGCGCAATCTTCCGCGAGGCGGGTTACCTTCCCGTAAAAGCCGTAATCCAAGCAGAGGGAAAGCTGCACGGCGGGGAGTATCTCTGCCGTGACCGAGGCATTCAGCGCCTCCTTGGCGGCCGCCGTATAGGCGCGCACCAGGCCGCCCGTGCCGAGCTTGGTGCCGCCGAAGTAGCGCACCACCGTGATCAGCGTATTTCGGAGCGAGGCGGCGCGGAGCAAGTCTAGCATGGGGAGACCGGCGGTCTTTGCCGGTTCGCCGTCGTCCGAGGATTTTTCAACGGGCGGGTTTCCGTTGAGGATATAGGCATAGCAGACATGGCGTGCGTCATAGTGCTGTTTTCTGAGGGTAGAGAGTATCTCTGCGACCTCTTCCTCGCGCCGCACGCAAAAACATTGCGAGAGAAAGCGGGATTTCTTTTCCTCAAATTCGCCCTGCGCGCCTTTCAGCAGGGTGCAGAGCTTCGTTTCCGACATAAAGACCTCCTTGGCCGGTGAATGAGAAAGCGCGCCGACAACGGTAAGGGAATTCATTCAAAGGATTCGTTAAGAGCATACCATGAAATGCAAATGGCTTCATGGAGAAGATGAAACGGACAGCCATAATCTTTTTGTTATTGCATGCCTAAAATCACACGACATAAATCCCGATAATATGGCAACGGAAGGGAAATACAGAAGATTGAACTCTTTAACTGGTAAGAAAAACAGAATAGAAACGAAATATTCTATTTAGAAAGATTGACTATTTCTTAATATTGGGTTAAAACTTGAATAAATCCCTATAGCTGAAGCTTTCAGGCAGAACAAAGGAGGATGTATGAGAAAACGAAGAAACTGGTCAAAGCGTTTGCTGGCCGGAATGCTCAGTGCGGCGATGGTTGCACTGAACGTCTCGACGGCAACGCCCGCGTTTGCGGCGCTGTCTGCGGAAGAATTCCGGGAGGATGCGGAGCTCATCAACGATCTCGCGCTCCCGAAAGACGTGCGGCGGCAGTTGCAGGCAGGAGAGGCGGCAAGCCCTTCCGACGCAGGCGGAAAACAGGACCTGCTCGCAGGTTCGAAGCGCTGGGGCACGCCTTCGAATGCGACGAAGGTACTGCATACGCGTCTGGACGGCGTTGACATTGAGGTCAGCGCGCCGGCCGGTGTCTTACCGGAGGGTGCAAGCCTGAAGGCGAGAAATCTTACCGAAGCGGAAGAAAAAGAAGTGCTCGCAAAGATCAACGAGCACGCGGAGGCGTCGGGCAAGTCCGCAACGGCACAGTTCCTCTGCGACCTCACGGTTTTGAATGCCGCAGGCGAAGAAATTCAGCCGGACAACACGAAGGGCACGCTTGCGGTTTCCTTCCGCAATGTCACGATAGTCTCGGCGGCGAGTGCCGAGACGGGCGCAGCTGCGGATGAAGTCGAGCAGAACGCTGTCTCCGTGCTCCACATCGACGAGGCAAACGAGAAGGTCGATACCCTCCGCGCGGGCCTCAATGAGAATACGCCGGTTCTGCAGGCGGCAGCCGAGCACTTCTCGCCGTTCGCGGTCGTGAACTATACGCCGACCTCCGCGACCCCGTTGCCGCTCTCGGTCGCGTTTCAGCGCCTCGACTACGACGACGACAATCGTCTGGCCTACAAGTTAAAGGATGTGACGGTCACCGACACCCCGGGAACCGGCATCACCTCGATGAACTTCCAGGTCGATACGGGCAGCATTGAGCTCCTCAGCACGCCGACCGGTGTTCAGACCTTTACGGACATTCTGAGTGCGCATAAGTTCTACCAGATTATTTTCCCGACGGCGCTTACACCGGCGGATGCGCAGACTTTTATTGAGAATAACATTAAGTTCCATCTGCCGAGCGCAGGGGCTACGCAGCAGGTCAAGATTACGCTTGGAAACGGTGCAAATAACCTGCCGACCGGTGCGACCATCACCAAGGCAATTATTCCGAATCCGGTCGCGGGCGACGGCGCAGAGCATTATTATATGTATGTGGAACCCGTGGCCAATACGGAAATCAGCTGGGCAGAGAGCTATAATCTCGCGAAATCCTATAAGCTGAACGGTATGCAGGGCTATCTTGCGACCATTACGTCACAATCGGAAGATCGGACCCTTGACAATATTACAATGAAAGGCGCTTGGTCCGGCGGTGCGCGTCTCGAAGGTGTCAACGATGCGTCGAGCGTTCCGAACTGGTACGACAACAGTACGGCTGGCGTCACAGGCGTTTTCTCCAACCTGCTGCAGCATGGAAACACAGCGGGTGGTAGCTGGCATCAGTGGAGATGGCAGGACGGCCCGGAGACGAACACAGAATTTTATGAAGCCAACGGACGTGGTGCAATCAACGGAGCCTATACGAACTGGGGTCCCGGACAGCCGGACTCTGCGAACATGCCCGGAACAAGTTATAAAGAAGGTTTCATGCAGGTTCACCACGGTACCGGCACATGGAACGATTTGCCGAACCTGAATAACTGGCACCCGGCTATCTATGTTTTTGGTTTCTTTGTCGAGTTCAGTTCCTATAATCAGAA encodes the following:
- a CDS encoding tetratricopeptide repeat protein, with the protein product MNVFERCDRAANSCYNRGLRLAKQRDLSGAVPYLKRALELNKNLIEARNLLGLIFYEMGEVGDALVQWVISIDLRTENNRAVFYLDDVRRRGGQLESFATMIERYNVALDAAQRGNYDLAIHQLARIVAQHPNYVRAGLLLSLLYIEAGDYKRADHYLRLVRKTDRMNQTAVRYADAAAQELRRVQKKQDKPREEVQNGSKTYSHREMSDDEVLIPSTYRESTGWQTALNIGIGLLIGAAAIVFLYMPTKRAELNSQHNAEIRELNRKLASANSAVRDSEQNHSSAEEEKNALQAEVDMLTDGANSKISQYQKLVGIVNDIRNNDFARAAELYATLDVSQLTDIDDGSGVSVTEIYQSIAGRMNSEGYLSLYSRAEVQYQAGNYRGAIDLYDKSLAINPNYAPALFRKAMAYKELGDNDTANSFFEEVGTRFPGTELARQAESEKIR
- a CDS encoding IMPACT family protein, with the protein product MSETKLCTLLKGAQGEFEEKKSRFLSQCFCVRREEEVAEILSTLRKQHYDARHVCYAYILNGNPPVEKSSDDGEPAKTAGLPMLDLLRAASLRNTLITVVRYFGGTKLGTGGLVRAYTAAAKEALNASVTAEILPAVQLSLCLDYGFYGKVTRLAEDCAGTVLSLQFTEAVSFCLLFREADSARFLTALTELSGGSVAPAKTETLFAVETDGKLCALSL